In the Anaerobranca gottschalkii DSM 13577 genome, one interval contains:
- a CDS encoding response regulator transcription factor: MSIKTKDSKLLIIDNIGDINLTKEFLEKEGFILHQCLSRNYTNFVNNNPDLVLLNLEVTFENFKICEEIRNLLDCPVIMIADSSEEEDKVKAFEVGADDYIIKPFSNKELVARVKAHLRRYHYLNNKSKNKEELEIYPNLQQVRKKEKKIDLSQREFELLFFLLQNKGKVFTRGQLLKEVWGFASDGDTRTVDVTIHRLREKIENNPSKPEYILTKRGFGYYFNTVS, encoded by the coding sequence ATGTCAATTAAAACAAAAGACTCGAAACTCCTTATTATAGATAATATAGGTGATATAAATTTAACAAAGGAATTTTTAGAAAAAGAAGGATTTATTTTGCATCAGTGTTTATCTCGAAATTATACAAACTTTGTTAATAACAATCCCGATTTAGTACTTTTAAATTTGGAAGTTACCTTTGAAAACTTTAAAATCTGCGAGGAAATAAGGAATTTATTAGACTGTCCTGTTATAATGATCGCTGATAGTAGTGAAGAAGAAGATAAAGTTAAAGCCTTTGAAGTTGGAGCTGATGATTATATCATCAAACCCTTTAGTAATAAAGAATTAGTAGCAAGGGTAAAAGCCCATTTGAGAAGATATCACTATCTAAATAATAAAAGTAAAAATAAAGAGGAACTAGAAATTTATCCTAATTTACAACAAGTTAGAAAAAAAGAAAAGAAAATTGACTTAAGTCAGCGAGAATTTGAATTATTATTTTTTCTTCTTCAAAATAAAGGGAAAGTCTTTACTAGAGGACAGTTATTAAAGGAAGTTTGGGGATTTGCCAGTGATGGAGATACCAGAACCGTAGACGTCACTATTCATCGATTAAGGGAGAAAATCGAGAATAATCCTAGCAAACCTGAATATATATTGACAAAAAGGGGCTTTGGATACTATTTTAATACTGTAAGTTAA